The genomic region GCCTTCAACGGCAAGCGGATCGTCATCTTCTCCGGCGGCCCGGCCAAGGGCACCGAGGAGGTGCTCGCCGAGATCAAGGGGATCAAGGAGGGCGGCGCGTTCGGCTCGATCATGGGCCGCAACGCCTTCCAGCGGCCGAAGGCCGAGGCGCTGAAGCTCCTCGACCAGGTGATGAAGATCTACGAGAGCTAGGCGTCGAATCGCGCGGCGGCGCCGGTCGCCGTCCCGGATACGGCCACCCCCTTCAGGGTGGCCGTTTTCGTTTTTCCGAGCGCGCAGGTTTCTTCCGCCATGCTCGACGCACTCTCGCTGCAGCGCGCCGCCCACTACCTCCACGTGCGCGGGGTGCCGCTCGTGCCGCGCGTCCTCAAGCGGGCCATCCTCCACCTGTACGGGAGCGTGCTCGACCCGGAGACGGAGTTCGGCGAGGGGACGGTGCTGGGGTACGGCGGCCTCAACATGGTCATCCACCCGGAGGCGCGGCTCGGCCGGCGGGTGCTCATCTCGCACGGCGTGACCATCGGCGGGCGGGCCGGCATGCCGGGACTGCCCGTGATCGAGGACGACG from Anaeromyxobacter paludicola harbors:
- a CDS encoding serine O-acetyltransferase, which produces MLDALSLQRAAHYLHVRGVPLVPRVLKRAILHLYGSVLDPETEFGEGTVLGYGGLNMVIHPEARLGRRVLISHGVTIGGRAGMPGLPVIEDDVKIGAGAKILGPVRIGRGALIGANAVVVHDVRPNAVAVGIPAREVPSRGRVVEAADDPEVASVTNEFRH